Proteins from a single region of Hermetia illucens chromosome 3, iHerIll2.2.curated.20191125, whole genome shotgun sequence:
- the LOC119653166 gene encoding CD63 antigen, which produces MAVGITCVKVIVFVCNLLFALTGVLILTVGAIVQTTYNHYSNFVGDNIWSAPIILIIVGAVVFVIGFLGCCGAIKENSCMILTFSILIVIIFLMEIGIGIAGYIKHGELEGILSKEFNKTLEHYSERPEYQDAWKLIQTELDCCGIKGPNDWQQVFNNSTLPESCCSEIPTNETCTKVHAHPKGCSDKLLSLLNENVAILAAVATAVALVQLLTIVFACCLYRSFSRNYETV; this is translated from the exons ATGGCAGTTGGAATAACATGTGTTAAAGTGATTGTATTTGTTTGCAATTTACTTTTTGCG CTAACTGGTGTGCTAATCTTAACAGTTGGTGCTATTGTGCAAACCACTTACAATCATTATTCGAATTTCGTGG GTGACAACATTTGGAGTGCTCCAATCATCCTCATCATTGTCGGAGCCGTAGTGTTCGTAATCGGATTTTTGGGATGTTGTGGAGCAATAAAGGAGAATTCATGCATGATACTAACGTTCAGCATATTGATCGTGATTATCTTCCTAATGGAAATCGGTATAGGAATAGCTGGCTACATAAAACACGGTGAACTGGAAGGCATCCTCTCGAAGGAGTTTAATAAAACGCTCGAACACTACAGTGAGCGTCCCGAATACCAGGATGCATGGAAGTTGATTCAAACAGAG TTGGATTGCTGTGGTATCAAAGGACCAAACGATTGGCAGCAAGTTTTCAATAACAGCACACTTCCAGAATCGTGTTGCTCTGAAATTCCTACTAATGAAACCTGCACCAAGGTTCATGCCCATCCAAAAGGCTGCAGTGACAAGCTGCTTTCGTTATTGAATGAGAATGTTGCGATATTGGCGGCTGTAGCAACTGCCGTGGCCTTAGTTCAG CTACTGACCATTGTTTTCGCGTGTTGCCTTTATCGATCATTCAGCCGCAACTACGAAACAGTTTAG